A genome region from Clostridium pasteurianum includes the following:
- a CDS encoding TetR/AcrR family transcriptional regulator, translated as MKEQKIDRRVRKTKSALLKCLTKLMSQKKLNDITVKELTELADVNRSTFYLYYKDIFDMVEQIETEMFDEFIKIFQSLNKENDRYANFLSFYTYIFEYVQSNAEICKILLGHDGDYAFIQKFKDAIMQTKPPFNGAISEIKIHFLRPFIISGFIGVVQQWLEDGLNVPPKDMAIIMTEINSTAIHP; from the coding sequence ATGAAAGAACAAAAAATTGATAGACGTGTACGTAAAACCAAAAGTGCTCTGCTGAAATGTTTAACAAAGCTCATGTCTCAAAAGAAACTAAACGATATTACTGTAAAAGAACTTACAGAATTAGCTGATGTGAACAGATCTACTTTCTACCTTTATTATAAGGATATATTTGATATGGTAGAACAAATAGAAACAGAAATGTTTGATGAATTTATAAAAATTTTCCAGAGTCTTAATAAGGAAAATGATAGATATGCAAACTTTCTATCATTTTATACTTATATCTTTGAATATGTACAAAGCAATGCTGAAATATGTAAAATATTACTTGGACATGATGGTGATTATGCATTTATACAGAAGTTTAAAGATGCTATTATGCAAACAAAACCTCCATTTAATGGAGCCATTTCTGAAATAAAGATTCATTTTTTAAGACCTTTTATCATATCAGGCTTTATTGGTGTAGTACAGCAGTGGCTAGAAGATGGTTTAAATGTTCCACCTAAAGATATGGCAATTATTATGACTGAAATAAATAGCACTGCTATACACCCATAG
- a CDS encoding DUF1634 domain-containing protein, with protein sequence MKEKSEMEDMEIVVSNFLRAGVVLSAIVICIGLVMFLVTGNSGYKSNYYPKSPVDIIKGLIAFKSYAIMLTGILILIITPVMRVGVSIIVFFKEKDYLYVKITTFVFIILIISFVLGKVE encoded by the coding sequence ATGAAAGAGAAGAGTGAAATGGAGGATATGGAGATTGTTGTTAGCAATTTTCTAAGAGCTGGAGTTGTACTGAGTGCTATTGTAATTTGTATAGGATTAGTCATGTTTTTGGTAACCGGTAACAGCGGATATAAATCTAATTATTATCCAAAAAGTCCTGTTGATATAATAAAGGGACTTATTGCATTTAAATCTTATGCAATAATGCTCACAGGTATTTTAATTCTCATAATCACTCCTGTTATGCGTGTTGGAGTATCTATAATTGTGTTTTTTAAGGAAAAGGATTATTTGTACGTAAAAATAACAACTTTTGTTTTTATAATATTAATTATAAGCTTTGTTCTTGGAAAAGTGGAATAG
- a CDS encoding sulfite exporter TauE/SafE family protein has protein sequence MIILALKIFIISIAAGVFGAILGLGGGIIITPVLTLVFGIDIKYAIGASIVSVIATSSGAAVAYVKDKITNMRIGMFLEIATTTGAITGAFVSGLLNTKYLYLIFGILLVYSAFQMFKKKGEEIPQHVEAHPIADKLKLNGEYYDKVLDKNISYNVTGIYSGFGMMYVAGVVSGLLGIGSGMFKVMAMDMFMRLPLKVSSATSNFMIGVTAAASAGVYLLRGNIDPKIAAPVALGVLIGATVGTKIMQNLKSKTIRMIFVPVVAYAGIEMIVKGFGVKF, from the coding sequence GTGATTATTTTAGCTTTAAAAATATTCATTATATCGATTGCAGCAGGCGTATTTGGAGCTATTCTTGGACTTGGAGGAGGCATAATAATAACGCCAGTTTTAACTTTGGTCTTTGGAATAGACATAAAATATGCAATAGGTGCAAGTATAGTATCTGTAATTGCAACATCAAGTGGTGCAGCAGTAGCTTATGTAAAAGATAAAATAACTAATATGAGAATAGGTATGTTTCTCGAAATTGCAACTACTACAGGAGCTATAACAGGGGCTTTTGTAAGTGGATTACTTAATACAAAATATTTATATTTGATTTTTGGAATTCTTCTTGTTTATTCAGCATTTCAGATGTTTAAGAAAAAAGGCGAGGAAATACCCCAGCATGTAGAAGCTCATCCCATTGCCGATAAGCTAAAATTAAATGGTGAGTATTATGATAAAGTTTTAGATAAAAATATTTCTTATAATGTTACTGGTATATACAGCGGGTTTGGAATGATGTATGTTGCTGGAGTAGTATCAGGCCTTCTTGGTATAGGAAGTGGAATGTTTAAAGTTATGGCAATGGATATGTTTATGAGACTTCCTCTTAAGGTATCTAGTGCTACAAGTAATTTTATGATAGGTGTTACGGCAGCAGCAAGTGCAGGTGTGTATCTTCTAAGAGGTAATATTGATCCTAAAATAGCTGCACCGGTGGCTCTTGGAGTGCTTATTGGTGCAACTGTAGGAACAAAAATAATGCAGAATTTAAAAAGTAAAACTATAAGAATGATTTTTGTGCCGGTTGTTGCTTATGCTGGAATTGAAATGATTGTAAAAGGATTTGGGGTGAAATTTTAA
- a CDS encoding ROK family transcriptional regulator, with protein sequence MREILRQLSDRELSTLNIVHKNDIITKKDLQGLTGMTLTTLNRVMKSLEDKKLITEVGTAESTGGRKAVEYSVIQRGIYVIGIDISRTYVRIIVSNLKMDILKKEEFFMNDSFSPEKTVQKIVSLIEQKLLDLSIDKSEILGIGIGTVGPLDRQKGVLLKPKNFFNDLWNNVPLKDMIEEKLSIPCFIDNGANNAVLAEYLFGMGRKLEGIVYINCGIGIRSAAITSGTIIRAMNNSEDAFANMIVDLNDKKFICGSIGSVESYSSIEAVVKRFNLKDEKRSCKQEKFKEEEYKKILELAASGKDELAFEIVSKGAYTLGIGLANLVRLLNPQLVILYGPLIKNYESYYEKCVDAFRKNNCTNNKVVFSKGGKFKENAIAVGSALMVIENYLGNNIHIGGK encoded by the coding sequence ATGCGTGAAATTCTAAGGCAATTATCAGATAGAGAACTAAGTACACTTAACATAGTTCATAAGAATGACATCATTACAAAGAAAGATTTGCAGGGGTTAACAGGTATGACGCTGACAACTTTAAATAGAGTAATGAAAAGTCTTGAGGATAAGAAACTAATAACGGAAGTAGGTACAGCTGAATCAACTGGTGGAAGGAAAGCAGTGGAATACAGCGTAATACAAAGGGGAATATATGTCATAGGTATTGATATATCAAGAACCTATGTAAGAATAATTGTATCGAATTTAAAAATGGATATTTTGAAAAAAGAAGAGTTTTTTATGAATGATAGCTTTTCACCAGAAAAAACTGTCCAAAAGATTGTTTCTTTAATAGAGCAAAAGTTGCTAGATTTATCAATAGATAAAAGTGAGATATTGGGTATAGGTATAGGAACTGTAGGACCGCTTGATAGGCAAAAGGGTGTTCTTTTAAAGCCTAAAAACTTTTTTAATGATTTATGGAACAATGTGCCATTAAAGGACATGATTGAAGAGAAGCTTTCTATTCCTTGTTTTATAGATAATGGTGCTAACAATGCTGTTTTAGCTGAATATTTATTTGGTATGGGTAGAAAACTAGAAGGCATTGTATACATAAATTGTGGAATAGGAATAAGGTCAGCAGCAATAACTAGTGGAACCATTATTAGAGCAATGAATAATTCAGAAGATGCTTTCGCCAATATGATTGTTGATTTAAATGATAAAAAATTTATTTGTGGCAGCATAGGTTCTGTAGAAAGTTATTCATCTATTGAGGCTGTAGTCAAAAGATTTAATTTAAAGGATGAAAAACGAAGTTGCAAGCAGGAAAAATTTAAGGAGGAAGAGTATAAGAAAATATTAGAACTGGCAGCTAGTGGAAAAGATGAACTTGCTTTTGAAATCGTAAGTAAGGGTGCCTATACTTTGGGTATTGGACTTGCGAATCTTGTAAGATTATTAAATCCTCAATTAGTGATTTTATATGGACCTTTGATTAAAAACTATGAGTCATATTATGAAAAGTGCGTTGATGCTTTTCGCAAAAATAACTGTACAAACAATAAAGTTGTGTTTAGTAAGGGTGGCAAATTTAAAGAAAATGCTATAGCAGTAGGTTCAGCATTAATGGTAATAGAAAATTATTTAGGGAATAATATACACATTGGAGGAAAATAA